From the Temnothorax longispinosus isolate EJ_2023e chromosome 6, Tlon_JGU_v1, whole genome shotgun sequence genome, one window contains:
- the LOC139814843 gene encoding uncharacterized protein, with protein sequence MTKRGSRRAAARTSLCLLAALVLSCATSGINRAHAFPQPQPEPLPPGFFYGDSADEAENIILVNRLKQLMEQKYRVVEQEHEITDEQIEILQAILEAKAQERERERERAMSMEQPPDYSAGEPEPEALPVPAAMKHDQQHLGKRHGVKARSYMLLCHFKICNMGRKKQSK encoded by the exons ATGACGAAAAGAGGTAGTCGACGAGCCGCCGCTAGGACAAGCTTGTGTCTGCTGGCGGCACTCGTGCTGTCCTGTGCCACGAGTGGCATCAACAGGGCCCACGCGTTTCCGCAACCGCAACCGGAACCGCTGCCGCCGGGCTTCTTCTATGGCGATTCCGCGGACGAAGCAGAAAATATC ATTCTGGTGAACCGCCTGAAGCAACTGATGGAGCAGAAGTACCGGGTGGTCGAGCAGGAGCACGAGATCACCGACGAGCAGATCGAGATCCTGCAGGCGATCCTGGAGGCGAAGGCGCAGGAACGGGAGCGGGAGCGGGAGCGCGCCATGTCGATGGAACAACCGCCGGACTACTCTGCCGGGGAACCGGAACCGGAAGCGTTGCCGGTACCCGCGGCCATGAAACACGATCAACAACACCTGGGCAAACGACACGGCGTGAAAGCGCGTAGCT ACATGTTACTGTGCCACTTCAAGATCTGCAACATGGGACGTAAGAAGCAATCGAAATAA